In Piliocolobus tephrosceles isolate RC106 chromosome 6, ASM277652v3, whole genome shotgun sequence, the following are encoded in one genomic region:
- the RFX7 gene encoding DNA-binding protein RFX7 isoform X3 has product MCYNKIQSKTVQSKVDCILQEVEKFTDLEKLYLYLQLPSGLSNGEKSDQNAMSSSRAQQMHAFSWIRNTLEEHPETSLPKQEVYDEYKSYCDNLGYHPLSAADFGKIMKNVFPNMKARRLGTRGKSKYCYSGLRKKAFVHMPTLPNLDFHKTGDGLEGAEPSGQLQNIDEEVISSACRLVCEWAQKVLSQPFDTVLELARFLVKSHYIGTKSMAALTVMAAAPAGIKGITQPSAFIPTAESNSFQPQVKTLPSPIDAKQQLQRKIQKKQQEQKLQSPLPGESAAKKSESATSNGVTNLPNGNPSILSPQPIGIVVAAVPSPIPVQRTRQLVTSPSPMSSSDGKVLPLNVQVVTQHMQSVKQAPKTPQNVPASPGGDRSARHRYPQILPKPANTSALTIRSPTTVLFTSSPIKTAVVPASHMSSLNVVKMTTISLTPSNSNTPLKHSASVSSATGTTEESRSVPQIKNGSVVSLQSPGSRTSSAGGTSAVEVKVEPETSSDEHPVQCQENSDEAKAPQTPSALLGQKSNTDGVLQKPSNEGVIEIKATKICDQRTKCKSRCNEILPGTSTGNNQSTITVSVASQNLTFTSTSSPSNGDSINKDPKLCTKSPRKRLSSTLQETQVPPVKKPIVEQLSAATIEGQKQGSVKKDQKVPHSGKTEGSTAGAQIPSKVSVNVSSHIGANQPLNSSTLVISDSALEQQTTPSSSPDIKVKLEGSVFLLDSDSKSVGSFNPNGWQQITKDSELISASCEQQQAISVMTIPEHSDINDLEKSVWELEGMPHDTYSQQLHSQIQESSLNQIQAHSSDHLPLQSELKEFEPSVSQTNESYFPFDDELTQDSIVEELVLMEQQMSMNNSHSYGNCLGMTLQSQSVTPGAPMSSHTSSTHFYHPIHSNGTPIHTPTPTPTPTPTPTPTPTPTSEMIAGSQSLSRESPCSRLAQTTPVDSALGSSRHTPIGTPHSNCSSSVPPSPVECRNPFAFTPISSSMAYHDASIVSSSPVKPMQRPMATHPDKTKLEWMNNGYSGVGNSSVSGHGILPSYQELVEDRFRKPHAFAVPGQSYQSQSRHHDTHFGRLTPVSPVQHQGATVNNTNKQEGFAVPAPLDNKGTNSSASSNFRCRSVSPAVHRQRNLSGSTLYPVSNIPRSNVTPFGSPVTPEVVFTNVHTDACANNIAQRSQSVPLTVMMQTAFPNALQKQANSKKITNVLLSKLDSDNDDAVRGLGMNNLPSNYTARMNLTQILEPSTVFPSANPQNMIDSSTSVYEFQTPSYLTKSNSTDQINFSPGDNQAQSEIGEQQLDFNSTVKDLLSGDSLQTNQQLVGQVASDLTNTASDFSSDIRLSSELSGSINDLNTLDPNLLFDPGRQQGQDDEATLEELKNDPLFQQICSESMNSMTSSGFEWIESKDHPTVEMLG; this is encoded by the exons GAGCTATTGTGACAATCTTGGTTACCATCCATTAAGTGCTGCTGATTTTGGAAAGATCATGAAAAACGTCTTTCCAAACATGAAGGCACGTCGTTTGGGCACAAGAGGCAAATCTAA ATATTGCTACAGTGGACTGAGAAAAAAAGCTTTTGTTCATATGCCAACACTGCCCAACCTTGACTTTCACAAAACTGGAGATGGG TTGgaaggagctgaaccttctgggCAGCTTCAAAATATTGATGAAGAAGTTATCTCTTCTGCTTGCCGTCTTGTGTGTGAGTGGGCCCAGAAAGTGTTAAGCCAACCATTTGACACTGTCTTGGAATTAGCCCGCTTCCTTGTAAAAAGTCACTATATAGGCACCAAGTCAATGGCAGCTCTAACTGTAATGGCAGCAGCACCAGCAG gaATTAAAGGAATTACCCAGCCTTCTGCTTTTATACCGACAGCTGAAAGTAATTCCTTTCAGCCTCAGGTGAAGACTTTGCCATCTCCAATTGATGCTAAACAGCAGTTGCAACGGAAAATCCAGAAGAAGCAGCAAGAACAGAAACTACAATCCCCTTTGCCAGGAGAATCCGCagcaaaaaaatcagaaagtgcTACAAGCAATGGAGTAACGAATCTTCCTAATGGAAATCCTTCAATCCTTTCTCCTCAACCTATTGGTATCGTTGTGGCAGCTGTCCCTAGTCCCATTCCG GTCCAACGGACTAGGCAATTGGTAACTTCACCAAGTCCAATGAGTTCTTCTGACGGCAAAGTTCTTCCCCTCAATGTACAGGTGGTCACTCAGCACATGCAGTCTGTGAAACAGGCACCAAAGACTCCCCAGAACGTTCCAGCCAGTCCTGGTGGGGATCGTTCTGCCCGGCACCGTTACCCTCAGATCTTACCCAAACCAGCCAACACCAGTGCACTCACAATTCGCTCTCCAACTACTGTCCTCTTTACTAGTAGTCCCATCAAAACTGCTGTTGTACCCGCTTCACACATGAGTTCTCTAAATGTGGTGAAAATGACAACAATATCCCTCACACCCAGCAACAGTAACACCCCTCTTAAACATTCTGCCTCAGTCAGCAGTGCTACAGGAACGACAGAAGAATCAAGAAGTGTTCCACAGATCAAGAATGGTTCTGTTGTGTCACTTCAGTCTCCTGGGTCCAGAACCAGCAGTGCGGGGGGAACATCTGCTGTGGAAGTCAAAGTGGAACCCGAAACATCATCAGATGAGCATCCTGTACAGTGCCAAGAGAACTCTGATGAGGCTAAAGCTCCCCAAACACCTAGTGCCCTTTTGGGGCAGAAAAGTAATACAGACGGAGTACTGCAGAAACCTTCAAATGAAGGtgtcattgaaataaaagcaactAAGATCTGTGACCAGAGGACCAAATGTAAAAGTCGCTGTAATGAAATTCTGCCAGGCACGTCAACAGGCAATAATCAGAGCACTATCACTGTATCAGTTGCTTCTCAGAATTTAACTTTCACCAGCACCAGTTCACCATCTAATGGTGACTCAATCAATAAAGACCCTAAATTATGCACTAAAAGTCCAAGAAAACGACTGTCTTCTACATTGCAAGAGACCCAGGTGCCTCCTGTAAAGAAACCAATTGTGGAACAGCTTTCAGCAGCTACCATAGAAGGGCAGAAACAAGGCAGTGTTAAGAAGGACCAAAAGGTTCCACATTCAGGGAAAACAGAAGGTTCAACAGCAGGTGCTCAGATTCCTAGCAAGGTATCAGTAAATGTCAGTTCACACATAGGAGCAAATCAACCCTTGAATTCTTCTACCCTTGTTATCAGTGATTCAGCTTTGGAACAGCAAACAACCCCGTCATCATCTCCAGATATAAAAGTAAAACTTGAAGGAAGTGTCTTTCTCTTGGACAGTGATTCAAAGTCAGTTGGCAGCTTTAATCCAAATGGATGGCAACAAATCACTAAGGATTCTGAGTTGATATCTGCCAGCTGTGAACAACAGCAAGCTATCAGTGTTATGACAATTCCTGAGCACTCTGATATCAATGACTTAGAGAAGTCCGTGTGGGAATTAGAAGGAATGCCACACGACACATATAGCCAGCAGCTACATAGCCAGATACAGGAATCTTCTTTAAATCAAATACAAGCACATTCTTCAGATCACTTACCTCTGCAATCTGAACTGAAGGAGTTTGAACCTTCTGTTTCCCAGACAAATGAAAGCTACTTTCCTTTTGATGATGAACTTACACAAGATAGTATTGTGGAAGAGCTGGTGCTTATGGAGCAGCAAATGTCAATGAACAATTCTCATTCTTACGGCAACTGTTTGGGAATGACCCTTCAGAGTCAGTCAGTAACTCCAGGAGCTCCAATGTCATCTCACACCTCCAGCACCCACTTCTATCATCCAATCCACAGCAATGGTACTCCAATCCATACACCCACACCTACACCCACACCCACTCCTACTccaaccccaaccccaaccccaacATCTGAAATGATTGCTGGATCTCAGAGTCTATCACGGGAGAGCCCTTGCTCCAGGCTAGCCCAGACTACACCTGTGGATAGTGCTTTAGGAAGTAGCCGACATACACCCATTGGTACTCCACATTCTAACTGCAGCAGTAGTGTTCCCCCCAGCCCTGTTGAATGCAGGAATCCATTTGCATTTACTCCAATAAGCTCCAGTATGGCATATCATGATGCCAGCATTGTCTCAAGTAGTCCTGTGAAACCGATGCAAAGACCCATGGCCACACACCCTGACAAAACCAAGCTTGAATGGATGAATAATGGGTATAGTGGGGTTGGTAATTCATCAGTTTCTGGCCATGGTATTCTCCCAAGCTATCAGGAACTAGTGGAAGACCGTTTCAGGAAACCTCATGCTTTTGCTGTGCCTGGACAGTCTTACCAGTCTCAATCCAGACATCATGACACTCATTTTGGTCGTTTGACTCCTGTCTCTCCTGTGCAGCATCAGGGTGCCACTGTAAATAACACCAACAAACAGGAGGGTTTTGCAGTCCCTGCCCCTCTGGATAATAAGGGAACTAATTCATCTGCCAGCAGCAACTTCAGATGCCGGAGTGTGAGCCCTGCTGTTCATCGCCAACGTAATCTTAGTGGAAGCACCCTCTATCCAGTATCTAATATCCCACGATCTAATGTGACCCCCTTTGGAAGTCCAGTTACCCCAGAAGTTGTTTTCACAAATGTTCACACAGATGCATGTGCCAACAACATAGCTCAAAGAAGCCAGTCAGTTCCATTGACAGTCATGATGCAGACAGCCTTCCCAAACGCTCTTCAGAAGCAAGCAAACAGTAAAAAAATAACCAATGTTTTGTTGAGTAAACTTGATTCTGACAATGATGATGCAGTGAGAGGTTTGGGAATGAACAACCTGCCCTCTAATTATACAGCCCGGATGAATCTCACTCAGATTTTGGAACCTTCCACTGTTTTTCCTAGTGCCAACCCACAAAATATGATTGATTCCAGCACTTCTGTTTATGAATTCCAAACACCATCTTACCTCACCAAAAGTAATAGCACCGATCAGATCAATTTTTCTCCTGGAGATAATCAAGCACAATCAGAAATTGGAGAGCAGCAGTTGGATTTCAATAGCACTGTTAAAGACCTGTTGAGTGGAGACAGCTTGCAAACCAACCAGCAGCTGGTAGGTCAGGTAGCATCTGATCTCACAAATACTGCATCTGATTTCTCTAGTGATATCAGGTTGTCTTCTGAGCTCTCAGGCAGCATCAATGATTTGAATACTTTAGACCCAAATCTACTGTTTGATCCAGGTCGTCAGCAGGGACAAGATGATGAAGCTACACTGGAAGAATTAAAGAACGACCCATTATTTCAACAAATTTGCAGTGAATCCATGAATTCTATGACTTCGTCAGGTTTTGAATGGATAGAAAGCAAGGACCATCCTACTGTTGAAATGTTGGGTTAA
- the RFX7 gene encoding DNA-binding protein RFX7 isoform X4, with product MKNVFPNMKARRLGTRGKSKYCYSGLRKKAFVHMPTLPNLDFHKTGDGLEGAEPSGQLQNIDEEVISSACRLVCEWAQKVLSQPFDTVLELARFLVKSHYIGTKSMAALTVMAAAPAGIKGITQPSAFIPTAESNSFQPQVKTLPSPIDAKQQLQRKIQKKQQEQKLQSPLPGESAAKKSESATSNGVTNLPNGNPSILSPQPIGIVVAAVPSPIPVQRTRQLVTSPSPMSSSDGKVLPLNVQVVTQHMQSVKQAPKTPQNVPASPGGDRSARHRYPQILPKPANTSALTIRSPTTVLFTSSPIKTAVVPASHMSSLNVVKMTTISLTPSNSNTPLKHSASVSSATGTTEESRSVPQIKNGSVVSLQSPGSRTSSAGGTSAVEVKVEPETSSDEHPVQCQENSDEAKAPQTPSALLGQKSNTDGVLQKPSNEGVIEIKATKICDQRTKCKSRCNEILPGTSTGNNQSTITVSVASQNLTFTSTSSPSNGDSINKDPKLCTKSPRKRLSSTLQETQVPPVKKPIVEQLSAATIEGQKQGSVKKDQKVPHSGKTEGSTAGAQIPSKVSVNVSSHIGANQPLNSSTLVISDSALEQQTTPSSSPDIKVKLEGSVFLLDSDSKSVGSFNPNGWQQITKDSELISASCEQQQAISVMTIPEHSDINDLEKSVWELEGMPHDTYSQQLHSQIQESSLNQIQAHSSDHLPLQSELKEFEPSVSQTNESYFPFDDELTQDSIVEELVLMEQQMSMNNSHSYGNCLGMTLQSQSVTPGAPMSSHTSSTHFYHPIHSNGTPIHTPTPTPTPTPTPTPTPTPTSEMIAGSQSLSRESPCSRLAQTTPVDSALGSSRHTPIGTPHSNCSSSVPPSPVECRNPFAFTPISSSMAYHDASIVSSSPVKPMQRPMATHPDKTKLEWMNNGYSGVGNSSVSGHGILPSYQELVEDRFRKPHAFAVPGQSYQSQSRHHDTHFGRLTPVSPVQHQGATVNNTNKQEGFAVPAPLDNKGTNSSASSNFRCRSVSPAVHRQRNLSGSTLYPVSNIPRSNVTPFGSPVTPEVVFTNVHTDACANNIAQRSQSVPLTVMMQTAFPNALQKQANSKKITNVLLSKLDSDNDDAVRGLGMNNLPSNYTARMNLTQILEPSTVFPSANPQNMIDSSTSVYEFQTPSYLTKSNSTDQINFSPGDNQAQSEIGEQQLDFNSTVKDLLSGDSLQTNQQLVGQVASDLTNTASDFSSDIRLSSELSGSINDLNTLDPNLLFDPGRQQGQDDEATLEELKNDPLFQQICSESMNSMTSSGFEWIESKDHPTVEMLG from the exons ATGAAAAACGTCTTTCCAAACATGAAGGCACGTCGTTTGGGCACAAGAGGCAAATCTAA ATATTGCTACAGTGGACTGAGAAAAAAAGCTTTTGTTCATATGCCAACACTGCCCAACCTTGACTTTCACAAAACTGGAGATGGG TTGgaaggagctgaaccttctgggCAGCTTCAAAATATTGATGAAGAAGTTATCTCTTCTGCTTGCCGTCTTGTGTGTGAGTGGGCCCAGAAAGTGTTAAGCCAACCATTTGACACTGTCTTGGAATTAGCCCGCTTCCTTGTAAAAAGTCACTATATAGGCACCAAGTCAATGGCAGCTCTAACTGTAATGGCAGCAGCACCAGCAG gaATTAAAGGAATTACCCAGCCTTCTGCTTTTATACCGACAGCTGAAAGTAATTCCTTTCAGCCTCAGGTGAAGACTTTGCCATCTCCAATTGATGCTAAACAGCAGTTGCAACGGAAAATCCAGAAGAAGCAGCAAGAACAGAAACTACAATCCCCTTTGCCAGGAGAATCCGCagcaaaaaaatcagaaagtgcTACAAGCAATGGAGTAACGAATCTTCCTAATGGAAATCCTTCAATCCTTTCTCCTCAACCTATTGGTATCGTTGTGGCAGCTGTCCCTAGTCCCATTCCG GTCCAACGGACTAGGCAATTGGTAACTTCACCAAGTCCAATGAGTTCTTCTGACGGCAAAGTTCTTCCCCTCAATGTACAGGTGGTCACTCAGCACATGCAGTCTGTGAAACAGGCACCAAAGACTCCCCAGAACGTTCCAGCCAGTCCTGGTGGGGATCGTTCTGCCCGGCACCGTTACCCTCAGATCTTACCCAAACCAGCCAACACCAGTGCACTCACAATTCGCTCTCCAACTACTGTCCTCTTTACTAGTAGTCCCATCAAAACTGCTGTTGTACCCGCTTCACACATGAGTTCTCTAAATGTGGTGAAAATGACAACAATATCCCTCACACCCAGCAACAGTAACACCCCTCTTAAACATTCTGCCTCAGTCAGCAGTGCTACAGGAACGACAGAAGAATCAAGAAGTGTTCCACAGATCAAGAATGGTTCTGTTGTGTCACTTCAGTCTCCTGGGTCCAGAACCAGCAGTGCGGGGGGAACATCTGCTGTGGAAGTCAAAGTGGAACCCGAAACATCATCAGATGAGCATCCTGTACAGTGCCAAGAGAACTCTGATGAGGCTAAAGCTCCCCAAACACCTAGTGCCCTTTTGGGGCAGAAAAGTAATACAGACGGAGTACTGCAGAAACCTTCAAATGAAGGtgtcattgaaataaaagcaactAAGATCTGTGACCAGAGGACCAAATGTAAAAGTCGCTGTAATGAAATTCTGCCAGGCACGTCAACAGGCAATAATCAGAGCACTATCACTGTATCAGTTGCTTCTCAGAATTTAACTTTCACCAGCACCAGTTCACCATCTAATGGTGACTCAATCAATAAAGACCCTAAATTATGCACTAAAAGTCCAAGAAAACGACTGTCTTCTACATTGCAAGAGACCCAGGTGCCTCCTGTAAAGAAACCAATTGTGGAACAGCTTTCAGCAGCTACCATAGAAGGGCAGAAACAAGGCAGTGTTAAGAAGGACCAAAAGGTTCCACATTCAGGGAAAACAGAAGGTTCAACAGCAGGTGCTCAGATTCCTAGCAAGGTATCAGTAAATGTCAGTTCACACATAGGAGCAAATCAACCCTTGAATTCTTCTACCCTTGTTATCAGTGATTCAGCTTTGGAACAGCAAACAACCCCGTCATCATCTCCAGATATAAAAGTAAAACTTGAAGGAAGTGTCTTTCTCTTGGACAGTGATTCAAAGTCAGTTGGCAGCTTTAATCCAAATGGATGGCAACAAATCACTAAGGATTCTGAGTTGATATCTGCCAGCTGTGAACAACAGCAAGCTATCAGTGTTATGACAATTCCTGAGCACTCTGATATCAATGACTTAGAGAAGTCCGTGTGGGAATTAGAAGGAATGCCACACGACACATATAGCCAGCAGCTACATAGCCAGATACAGGAATCTTCTTTAAATCAAATACAAGCACATTCTTCAGATCACTTACCTCTGCAATCTGAACTGAAGGAGTTTGAACCTTCTGTTTCCCAGACAAATGAAAGCTACTTTCCTTTTGATGATGAACTTACACAAGATAGTATTGTGGAAGAGCTGGTGCTTATGGAGCAGCAAATGTCAATGAACAATTCTCATTCTTACGGCAACTGTTTGGGAATGACCCTTCAGAGTCAGTCAGTAACTCCAGGAGCTCCAATGTCATCTCACACCTCCAGCACCCACTTCTATCATCCAATCCACAGCAATGGTACTCCAATCCATACACCCACACCTACACCCACACCCACTCCTACTccaaccccaaccccaaccccaacATCTGAAATGATTGCTGGATCTCAGAGTCTATCACGGGAGAGCCCTTGCTCCAGGCTAGCCCAGACTACACCTGTGGATAGTGCTTTAGGAAGTAGCCGACATACACCCATTGGTACTCCACATTCTAACTGCAGCAGTAGTGTTCCCCCCAGCCCTGTTGAATGCAGGAATCCATTTGCATTTACTCCAATAAGCTCCAGTATGGCATATCATGATGCCAGCATTGTCTCAAGTAGTCCTGTGAAACCGATGCAAAGACCCATGGCCACACACCCTGACAAAACCAAGCTTGAATGGATGAATAATGGGTATAGTGGGGTTGGTAATTCATCAGTTTCTGGCCATGGTATTCTCCCAAGCTATCAGGAACTAGTGGAAGACCGTTTCAGGAAACCTCATGCTTTTGCTGTGCCTGGACAGTCTTACCAGTCTCAATCCAGACATCATGACACTCATTTTGGTCGTTTGACTCCTGTCTCTCCTGTGCAGCATCAGGGTGCCACTGTAAATAACACCAACAAACAGGAGGGTTTTGCAGTCCCTGCCCCTCTGGATAATAAGGGAACTAATTCATCTGCCAGCAGCAACTTCAGATGCCGGAGTGTGAGCCCTGCTGTTCATCGCCAACGTAATCTTAGTGGAAGCACCCTCTATCCAGTATCTAATATCCCACGATCTAATGTGACCCCCTTTGGAAGTCCAGTTACCCCAGAAGTTGTTTTCACAAATGTTCACACAGATGCATGTGCCAACAACATAGCTCAAAGAAGCCAGTCAGTTCCATTGACAGTCATGATGCAGACAGCCTTCCCAAACGCTCTTCAGAAGCAAGCAAACAGTAAAAAAATAACCAATGTTTTGTTGAGTAAACTTGATTCTGACAATGATGATGCAGTGAGAGGTTTGGGAATGAACAACCTGCCCTCTAATTATACAGCCCGGATGAATCTCACTCAGATTTTGGAACCTTCCACTGTTTTTCCTAGTGCCAACCCACAAAATATGATTGATTCCAGCACTTCTGTTTATGAATTCCAAACACCATCTTACCTCACCAAAAGTAATAGCACCGATCAGATCAATTTTTCTCCTGGAGATAATCAAGCACAATCAGAAATTGGAGAGCAGCAGTTGGATTTCAATAGCACTGTTAAAGACCTGTTGAGTGGAGACAGCTTGCAAACCAACCAGCAGCTGGTAGGTCAGGTAGCATCTGATCTCACAAATACTGCATCTGATTTCTCTAGTGATATCAGGTTGTCTTCTGAGCTCTCAGGCAGCATCAATGATTTGAATACTTTAGACCCAAATCTACTGTTTGATCCAGGTCGTCAGCAGGGACAAGATGATGAAGCTACACTGGAAGAATTAAAGAACGACCCATTATTTCAACAAATTTGCAGTGAATCCATGAATTCTATGACTTCGTCAGGTTTTGAATGGATAGAAAGCAAGGACCATCCTACTGTTGAAATGTTGGGTTAA